A single window of Liolophura sinensis isolate JHLJ2023 chromosome 6, CUHK_Ljap_v2, whole genome shotgun sequence DNA harbors:
- the LOC135467073 gene encoding uncharacterized protein LOC135467073 translates to MRTGRCVGALLFLVLHLQYGLTLNCPVSLQCECGDLPHVDITCDVSKHGPPTFSNRSLGIQRSVTVLGTHTLSNFFFRNLRVQAVRLHGLNLTSTGCSLLSGLQSTLLELDLSDNALQIVPACTLTGLTKLTSLNLSENRIVTLAQNDFQEVPSLTRLDLSGNSLCQLDGLPFARLENLVFLSLSKNLLTIESETSVPIVLKTLETLDLSRNRLTHFGNKIFIMPSLKYLYLGDNLLSIFALRNVRNVRVLSLRKNRLESLYEHVLREYTGLEDFDLSENLLDSLPPYILALPYLKRLSMAKNQLTSLDLKGIPERQRFSLLNFSDNLVTFVNSGTIPAFREFTLDMSGNKITNWPSIAISYGGNGTTQITINLSRNLLQRAPYFMYLRMSGERNIVHIDLSNNKITSFESTLLFTTIPTRRPTSVFYNMRNNLLETFPSCYIDFLVTFKVLDLSFNRLQGLPPVSCIGYGVRELLLDYNNFTRLKWTDLVKGNYHGTKLEKISFVGNQIAVIDLASAALLPRSLREIDFSQNQLKTLPASVFAMPFLQVLRLKGNPLDCDCARFLGLRTSFCRTVLDESRCSTPVQDRGYLLKCRWRSCSSNCHLSECSLDHFVEVRVNISHFELGFTLTWELYGPGKWSKVRVNVTGVGRDTPTSIHLLNPEDRSYSFVYPNQSLSHDICLEALNDHSQSLGRRCFYDYAPDVTPDGGKTPGFSMTTWDTATLNISPASSHRVSRWDTSSQSPPVHTPVDHLKTGLIIISIICFISVVVVIVVCYRRCKSKVNAPSSRLGQRREFHDVRTLRSFLERTFPCFSRNKDNAPGRESVVLSDLLLNDPEQYQVSRGQTYQDGIHFAQPLLPVRESAGDEVDITEGAVVQGAEGYLFSPSVTSSKATPSTKDKKYDSKGTGTGEGPNDQRPCKNLYETNFSLQVRLDDKCSSDDSDIDHIYEDTLPIENHVKSKQDHLQGTGSTHDVESKNCSELSSSAKPSALVMPVVKNVPTCDSVLSYYECPRSSRVVKQLNKNDPTPDTHAGEPVTYKADGVEEDDLSPPSPPPKTKKIVIVDNPTYDMEPVVLTKGSTHRDMTDSEQSADEIEV, encoded by the coding sequence ATGAGAACTGGGAGATGTGTTGGAGCTCTTCTTTTCTTGGTCTTACATCTTCAGTACGGGTTGACACTTAACTGTCCAGTCAGTCTGCAATGTGAATGCGGCGACCTCCCCCATGTGGACATTACATGTGACGTCTCTAAGCATGGACCACCCACGTTCAGCAACCGCTCACTCGGTATCCAGAGAAGCGTCACGGTTCTAGGAACCCATACGTTGTCCAACTTCTTTTTCAGGAATCTGCGCGTTCAAGCTGTTCGCCTGCATGGGCTTAACCTGACTTCTACTGGCTGTTCTCTGCTCTCAGGATTGCAGTCTACTTTATTAGAGCTTGATCTCAGTGACAATGCTTTACAGATTGTGCCGGCATGCACCCTAACAGGACTGACGAAACTTACGTCTCTAAATTTGTCCGAAAACCGGATTGTTACGCTTGCCCAAAATGACTTCCAAGAGGTTCCATCTTTAACTAGGTTAGATCTGAGTGGCAATAGCCTGTGTCAGCTGGATGGCTTACCGTTTGCAAGACTTGAGAATCTTGTGTTTCTCAGTTTATCGAAAAATTTATTAACGATTGAGTCTGAAACATCTGTCCCCATTGTGTTGAAAACTCTGGAAACTCTGGATTTATCTAGGAACCGCCTTACTCACTTCGGGAACAAGATCTTCATCATGCCTtctctgaaatatttatacctTGGAGATAATTTGCTGTCGATTTTTGCTTTGAGGAATGTTCGAAACGTTAGAGTGCTGTCTCTTCGAAAGAACAGACTGGAGAGCCTGTACGAACACGTTTTACGTGAGTACACAGGTTTAGAGGATTTTGATTTGTCGGAAAACTTGTTGGATTCTCTGCCTCCTTATATCTTGGCTCTGCCATATCTAAAGCGGTTATCCATGGCCAAAAACCAACTGACCTCTCTTGACCTTAAAGGAATTCCGGAACGCCAGAGGTTCTCTTTGCTGAACTTTTCTGATAATCTCGTCACATTTGTTAACAGCGGTACGATTCCTGCGTTTAGAGAGTTCACTTTGGACATGTCGGGTAACAAAATCACTAACTGGCCCAGTATCGCAATATCCTATGGTGGGAACGGAACTACTCAGATAACGATCAACTTGTCCAGGAATTTGTTACAACGTGCACCGTATTTCATGTATTTGCGAATGTCTGGGGAACGAAATATAGTTCACATTGACCTTTCGAACAACAAGATAACATCGTTTGAAAGCACATTGTTATTTACAACAATTCCGACAAGAAGACCAACGAGTGTTTTTTACAACATGAGGAACAATCTACTGGAAACCTTTCCATCCTGTTATATTGATTTCCTCGTGACTTTCAAAGTTCTAGACTTGTCATTCAACAGGCTTCAAGGCCTCCCGCCAGTTAGTTGTATTGGCTATGGAGTGAGGGAGTTGCTGCTAGACTATAACAATTTCACCAGACTGAAATGGACAGATTTGGTGAAAGGAAATTATCATGGGACGAAGCtggaaaaaatttcatttgtggGTAACCAGATTGCTGTGATTGACCTGGCTTCCGCTGCCCTATTGCCGCGGTCGTTGCGAGAGATTGATTTCAGTCAAAACCAGCTGAAGACGTTACCAGCCAGCGTGTTCGCGATGCCTTTTCTTCAGGTTTTGCGTTTGAAGGGGAACCCCCTTGACTGCGATTGTGCGCGGTTTCTTGGTCTTAGAACGTCTTTTTGCAGAACGGTTCTTGACGAGAGCAGGTGTTCCACTCCAGTACAAGACAGAGGCTATCTCCTGAAGTGTAGATGGCGTTCATGTAGTTCGAACTGCCATCTCTCAGAGTGTTCTTTAGATCACTTCGTGGAAGTTCGGGTAAACATTAGTCATTTCGAGTTGGGATTTACGTTAACCTGGGAGCTTTACGGGCCGGGAAAATGGTCTAAGGTTCGGGTGAATGTAACGGGTGTAGGGAGAGACACCCCTACGTCTATCCATTTACTCAACCCTGAGGATCGCAGTTATTCATTTGTGTATCCAAATCAGAGCCTCAGTCATGATATTTGTCTGGAGGCTCTGAATGACCATAGTCAGTCTCTAGGCAGACGCTGTTTCTACGATTATGCACCTGACGTCACGCCAGACGGTGGCAAGACTCCAGGGTTTTCCATGACGACTTGGGATACAGCCACACTGAACATCTCACCAGCGTCATCGCACAGAGTCTCGCGCTGGGACACCTCATCGCAAAGCCCACCCGTTCATACACCAGTGGATCATCTGAAGACTGGTCTTATTATCATCAGCATTATTTGTTTCatcagcgttgttgttgttatagtGGTATGTTATAGACGTTGCAAAAGCAAAGTTAATGCTCCGTCGAGTCGCCTGGGGCAGAGAAGAGAATTCCATGATGTTAGAACTCTCCGGAGCTTTCTTGAAAGAACATTTCCATGCTTTTCACGCAACAAAGACAATGCCCCTGGTAGGGAGTCTGTTGTGCTGAGTGATTTGTTACTGAATGATCCGGAACAATACCAAGTTTCACGCGGACAAACATATCAGGACGGAATTCACTTTGCCCAACCATTACTGCCTGTTCGGGAGTCTGCTGGAGATGAGGTGGACATCACAGAAGGAGCTGTCGTCCAAGGCGCCGAAGGATATCTATTTTCTCCTAGCGTGACCTCCAGCAAAGCAACCCCGTCAACCAAAGACAAGAAATATGATTCCAAGGGCACAGGAACAGGTGAGGGGCCAAATGATCAGAGACCGTGTAAAAACCTTTACGAAACCAACTTCAGCCTTCAGGTTCGCCTTGATGACAAGTGCAGTTCAGACGACAGTGACATTGACCACATCTACGAGGACACCTTGCCGATCGAGAACCATGTCAAGTCTAAACAGGACCATTTACAAGGTACAGGTAGTACTCATGACGTTGAGAGTAAGAACTGTAGCGAGTTAAGCAGCAGTGCCAAGCCAAGTGCTCTGGTCATGCCTGTGGTTAAGAATGTGCCAACCTGTGACAGTGTGTTAAGTTACTACGAGTGTCCAAGGAGTAGTCGAGTAGTCAAACAGTTGAATAAAAATGATCCAACACCAGACACCCATGCTGGGGAGCCAGTAACTTACAAAGCAGATGGAGTTGAGGAAGACGATCTGTCGCCGCCTTCTCCTCCTCCGAAAACCAAGAAAATTGTAATCGTAGACAATCCAACCTACGATATGGAGCCCGTGGTACTCACCAAAGGGTCTACGCACAGGGATATGACTGATAGTGAACAAAGTGCTGACGAAATTGAAGTATAA